In one Nodosilinea sp. FACHB-141 genomic region, the following are encoded:
- a CDS encoding DUF3038 domain-containing protein encodes MPVDSPPAPQPPLVLDTLANPGLPNDECPRRARIQLDLLLLAIEALDLGGSEAMLGTARDLGLEGLVKGRVHLWLLRGTNPMRRYSQRQPLNIEEAKALVIIICTLARRLTVVVRQLLVGYQQLTDKQLSPEHHFRLADYLSRFRSHFRARMNPRRAGVIAYSSDEKLDELALELLQELLLCAGVLGPQRLWNSLFDGEVS; translated from the coding sequence ATGCCAGTAGATAGCCCGCCCGCTCCCCAGCCGCCCCTAGTGCTCGACACCCTTGCTAACCCAGGGCTGCCCAACGACGAATGTCCTCGTCGGGCACGCATTCAGCTTGACCTGCTGCTGCTGGCCATTGAAGCCCTCGATCTGGGGGGCAGTGAAGCTATGTTGGGCACCGCTCGTGACCTCGGCCTAGAGGGCTTGGTCAAAGGCCGGGTGCACCTGTGGTTGCTGCGAGGCACGAATCCCATGCGCCGCTACAGCCAGCGGCAGCCTTTAAACATTGAAGAGGCTAAAGCCCTGGTCATTATTATTTGCACCCTAGCGCGGCGATTGACGGTGGTGGTGCGCCAGCTGCTAGTGGGCTATCAGCAACTAACCGACAAACAGCTCTCCCCCGAGCACCACTTTCGCTTGGCCGACTATCTGAGCCGCTTTCGCAGCCATTTCCGCGCCCGCATGAACCCACGCCGAGCCGGGGTGATTGCCTACAGCAGCGACGAAAAGCTCGATGAGCTGGCCCTTGAGCTTTTGCAAGAACTGCTGCTGTGCGCTGGGGTGCTCGGTCCCCAACGCCTCTGGAATAGCCTGTTTGACGGAGAAGTATCATGA
- a CDS encoding IMS domain-containing protein, which translates to MQIPLDYYRILGLPIQATADQLKQAHRDRGLQLPRREFSTAAIEARKQLIDEAYIVLSDRDRRRNYDSKFLASAYTVDMAPEPLPEGVPGLEVSADAGEAALRSLATEPGGSEAQSSKIEIESDQLVGALLLLLELGEYEQVLQLGQPQLVNPYASGGLATPEPAQDDVVLTLALACLELGREQWQQRQYEIAAESLQTGHELLARGNHFPAIRAEIQAELYKLRPYRVLELLARPLDQTRERRQGLKLLKTMLEDRGGIEGTEDDLSGLAIDDFLRFIQQLRDYLTASEQQELFEHEARRPSPVATYLTVYALLARGFARHQPALVRRAKQLLLRLGAQQDVHLEQAVCALLLGQTEEANRALEMSQEYEPLAYIREHSRQSPDLLPGLCLYAERWLKDELFPHFRDFKDQEATLKDYFADAQVQAYLETMPTGSGAELRSEPRQSAASQGVFEQTSLTTTPGTGQFPTAQFPTIEGSLPIGAPTMPNPATTVRRRPPEPAPSSSRRPPEPAPVSNGNGAYPRPAVRNGNGRPSQPEPRLRLAEENMPDPEFRSGYADDDDLSVAERVAQLSPEGKMTTPGSEAPTKPAPTPESIALDGEQTLPPAIAPGRRSRGAPHWGRLALVAAAGVLGLGILGFGTMRALGWVTGIFSGPRISGKPLAIRVDQPAFEIPEAPPAPSEIGVNDMAGRVINEWLEIKRGALGESYQGDRLDDILLEPVLTQWTRRADAAAAESWYWEYEHKVEIESVTPDDPTADSLQAIAVVSEQAKLFEFGVENADAAYNDTLRMQYDLVRQDGKWYIKGMNKLADVN; encoded by the coding sequence GTGCAAATTCCGTTAGATTACTACCGAATTCTGGGGTTGCCTATCCAGGCGACCGCCGATCAGCTGAAACAGGCCCATCGCGATCGCGGCTTGCAGCTGCCCCGGCGCGAATTCTCCACCGCCGCCATTGAGGCCCGCAAGCAGCTCATCGACGAAGCCTACATAGTCTTGTCTGACCGCGATCGCCGCCGCAACTACGACAGCAAGTTTCTCGCCAGCGCCTACACCGTCGATATGGCCCCCGAGCCCCTGCCCGAGGGTGTGCCGGGTCTAGAGGTAAGTGCCGACGCGGGAGAAGCAGCGCTCAGGTCGCTCGCCACAGAGCCCGGCGGCAGCGAGGCCCAAAGCTCCAAAATTGAGATCGAGAGCGATCAGCTAGTTGGGGCCCTCCTGCTGTTGCTAGAGCTAGGGGAATACGAGCAGGTGCTTCAGTTGGGTCAGCCCCAGCTAGTCAACCCCTACGCCAGCGGCGGTTTAGCTACCCCCGAGCCCGCCCAGGATGACGTGGTGCTCACCCTGGCTTTAGCCTGCCTTGAGCTAGGCCGCGAGCAGTGGCAGCAGCGTCAGTACGAAATTGCCGCCGAGTCGCTGCAGACGGGCCACGAGCTGCTGGCCCGAGGCAACCACTTTCCCGCTATTCGGGCTGAGATTCAAGCCGAACTGTACAAGCTGCGGCCCTACCGGGTGCTAGAGCTGCTGGCCCGCCCTCTCGACCAGACCCGCGAGCGCCGTCAGGGGCTCAAGCTGCTCAAGACTATGCTCGAAGACCGGGGCGGCATTGAGGGCACCGAGGACGACCTCTCGGGCCTAGCGATTGACGACTTTTTGCGCTTTATTCAGCAGCTGCGCGACTATCTCACTGCCTCCGAGCAGCAGGAGCTGTTTGAGCACGAGGCCCGCCGCCCGTCGCCCGTGGCCACCTACCTGACCGTCTATGCTCTGCTGGCTCGGGGCTTTGCCCGCCACCAGCCCGCTCTGGTGCGCCGCGCCAAGCAGCTGCTGCTGCGCCTAGGGGCTCAGCAAGACGTCCACCTAGAGCAGGCGGTGTGTGCCCTGCTGCTGGGCCAGACCGAGGAGGCCAACCGCGCCTTGGAGATGAGCCAGGAGTATGAGCCCCTGGCCTACATTCGGGAGCATTCGCGCCAGTCGCCTGACCTGCTGCCGGGGCTGTGTCTCTATGCCGAGCGCTGGCTCAAGGACGAGCTGTTCCCGCACTTTCGCGACTTCAAAGACCAGGAGGCCACCCTCAAGGACTACTTTGCCGATGCCCAGGTGCAGGCTTACCTGGAGACTATGCCTACGGGTTCGGGTGCAGAGCTGCGATCGGAACCGCGCCAGTCAGCTGCTTCCCAGGGGGTGTTTGAGCAGACCTCCCTAACCACCACCCCGGGGACGGGCCAATTTCCAACGGCTCAGTTTCCAACGATTGAGGGGTCGTTGCCCATTGGGGCCCCCACCATGCCCAACCCTGCCACCACCGTCCGGCGCCGTCCGCCTGAGCCGGCCCCCAGCAGCAGTCGCCGTCCACCTGAGCCAGCCCCCGTCAGCAACGGCAATGGTGCTTATCCTAGACCGGCTGTCCGCAACGGCAATGGTCGCCCGAGCCAGCCCGAGCCTCGGCTCAGATTGGCAGAGGAAAACATGCCCGACCCCGAGTTTCGCAGCGGCTATGCCGACGATGACGATCTCTCAGTGGCTGAGCGGGTCGCTCAGCTGTCACCCGAGGGCAAAATGACCACACCGGGGAGCGAGGCACCGACTAAGCCAGCACCTACGCCAGAATCAATTGCCCTAGATGGGGAGCAGACTCTGCCGCCCGCCATTGCCCCTGGGCGGCGCAGTCGCGGGGCACCCCACTGGGGTCGGTTGGCCCTAGTTGCAGCGGCGGGTGTTTTGGGGCTTGGAATTTTGGGTTTTGGCACCATGCGGGCATTGGGCTGGGTTACTGGCATCTTTAGCGGTCCTAGAATTTCGGGCAAACCCCTAGCCATTCGCGTTGACCAACCCGCCTTTGAAATTCCAGAAGCACCGCCAGCCCCTAGCGAGATTGGCGTCAACGATATGGCCGGTCGGGTGATTAATGAATGGCTAGAGATTAAGCGGGGGGCACTGGGCGAAAGCTACCAGGGCGATCGCCTCGATGATATTCTGCTCGAGCCCGTGCTTACCCAGTGGACTCGCCGAGCCGATGCCGCCGCCGCCGAAAGCTGGTATTGGGAATACGAGCACAAGGTGGAGATTGAATCGGTCACCCCCGATGACCCAACCGCTGACAGTTTGCAGGCGATCGCTGTAGTTTCTGAACAGGCGAAGCTGTTTGAGTTTGGCGTTGAAAACGCTGACGCCGCCTACAATGACACCCTGAGAATGCAGTATGACCTGGTGCGCCAGGATGGCAAGTGGTACATAAAGGGCATGAATAAGTTAGCCGATGTGAATTAG
- the pdhA gene encoding pyruvate dehydrogenase (acetyl-transferring) E1 component subunit alpha, with the protein MVQERTLPQFHAPAAQIAPEEGLRLYEDMILGRFFEDKCAEMYYRGKMFGFVHLYNGQEAVSSGVIKSLRSDDYVCSTYRDHVHALSAGVPAKNVMAELFGKETGCSKGRGGSMHLFSSEHNMLGGFAFIGEGIPVALGAAFQSRYRRDALGDSSADQVTACFFGDGTSNNGQFFECLNMAALWKLPILFVVENNKWAIGMAHERATSQPEIYKKAAVFGMPGVEVDGMDVMAVRAVAQEAVARARAGEGPTLIEALTYRFRGHSLADPDELRSKAEKEAWLARDPIKRFEGYLLEQNLADEGTLKEVRDRIQTRIDDALTFAEESPEPRPDDLYKYIFAED; encoded by the coding sequence ATGGTTCAAGAACGGACGTTACCCCAATTCCACGCTCCAGCAGCTCAGATCGCCCCCGAAGAGGGGCTGAGGCTCTACGAAGACATGATCCTGGGGCGCTTTTTTGAGGACAAGTGCGCCGAGATGTATTACCGGGGCAAGATGTTCGGCTTCGTGCACCTCTACAACGGTCAGGAAGCGGTCTCCAGCGGGGTGATCAAGTCGCTGCGGTCTGACGACTACGTGTGCAGCACCTACCGCGACCACGTCCACGCCCTCAGTGCCGGGGTGCCTGCCAAGAATGTCATGGCCGAGCTGTTTGGCAAAGAGACGGGTTGCAGCAAGGGGCGGGGCGGCTCGATGCACCTGTTTTCGAGCGAGCACAACATGCTGGGGGGCTTTGCCTTCATCGGGGAAGGTATTCCCGTGGCCTTGGGGGCGGCGTTTCAGTCGCGCTACCGCCGCGACGCTCTGGGCGACTCTAGCGCCGACCAGGTGACCGCCTGTTTCTTTGGTGATGGCACCAGCAACAACGGCCAGTTCTTTGAGTGCTTAAACATGGCTGCCCTCTGGAAGCTGCCGATTTTATTTGTGGTGGAAAACAACAAGTGGGCGATCGGCATGGCCCACGAGCGCGCCACCTCCCAGCCCGAGATTTATAAGAAGGCCGCAGTATTTGGCATGCCCGGCGTCGAAGTTGACGGCATGGATGTGATGGCCGTCCGCGCCGTAGCCCAGGAGGCCGTAGCGCGCGCCCGCGCTGGCGAAGGCCCTACCCTAATCGAAGCCCTCACCTACCGCTTTAGGGGCCACTCCCTGGCTGACCCCGATGAGCTGCGATCGAAGGCCGAAAAAGAAGCCTGGCTGGCCCGCGACCCAATCAAGCGGTTTGAGGGCTACCTGCTAGAGCAAAATCTGGCTGACGAGGGGACGCTGAAAGAAGTGCGCGATCGCATCCAGACTCGCATCGACGACGCCCTCACCTTTGCCGAAGAGAGCCCCGAGCCCAGGCCCGACGACCTCTATAAATATATCTTCGCCGAGGATTGA
- a CDS encoding alpha-ketoacid dehydrogenase subunit beta, which yields MAETLLFNALREAIDEEMGRDDTVFVLGEDVGVYGGSYKVTKDLYNKYGELRVLDTPIAENSFTGMAVGAAMTGLRPIIEGMNMGFLLLAFNQIANNAGMLRYTSGGNYKIPMVIRGPGGVGRQLGAEHSQRLEAYFQAVPGLKIVACSTPYNAKGLLKAAIRDDNPVLFFEHVLLYNLKEDLPNHEYVVPLDKAEIVRPGKDVTILTYSRMRHHVTQAVKGLEKKGLDPEVIDLISLKPLDFDTIGASIKKTHRVIIVEECMKTGGIGAEIIASINDRYFDELDAPVVRLSSQDIPTPYNGKLETLTIVQPKQIEAAVENMVALKV from the coding sequence ATGGCAGAAACCCTCCTATTCAACGCCCTGCGCGAGGCCATCGACGAAGAGATGGGCCGCGACGACACCGTCTTTGTCCTGGGCGAAGATGTCGGTGTCTACGGCGGTTCCTATAAGGTCACCAAAGACCTTTACAACAAGTATGGCGAGCTGCGCGTGCTCGACACCCCGATCGCCGAAAACAGCTTCACCGGCATGGCTGTCGGTGCTGCCATGACCGGCCTGCGCCCGATTATCGAGGGCATGAACATGGGCTTCTTGCTGCTGGCCTTCAATCAAATCGCCAACAACGCCGGCATGCTGCGCTACACCTCAGGCGGCAACTATAAAATTCCCATGGTGATTCGCGGACCTGGCGGCGTGGGGCGGCAGCTGGGGGCCGAGCACTCCCAACGGCTCGAAGCCTACTTTCAGGCGGTGCCGGGGCTGAAGATCGTGGCCTGCTCGACCCCCTACAACGCCAAAGGGCTGCTCAAGGCCGCCATCCGCGATGACAACCCAGTGCTATTTTTTGAGCACGTGCTGCTCTACAACCTGAAAGAAGATCTGCCCAACCACGAGTACGTGGTGCCCCTAGACAAGGCCGAAATTGTCCGCCCCGGCAAGGATGTCACTATCCTCACCTACTCCCGCATGCGCCACCACGTCACCCAAGCAGTCAAGGGCCTAGAGAAAAAGGGCCTTGACCCGGAGGTGATTGACCTAATTTCCCTCAAGCCGCTAGATTTCGACACCATTGGTGCCTCAATCAAGAAGACCCACCGGGTCATTATTGTGGAAGAGTGCATGAAAACCGGCGGTATCGGTGCCGAAATCATTGCCTCCATTAATGATCGCTACTTTGACGAACTCGACGCCCCGGTGGTGCGCCTGTCCTCCCAAGACATCCCTACCCCTTACAACGGTAAGCTAGAGACACTGACCATTGTGCAGCCCAAACAAATCGAGGCCGCCGTCGAAAACATGGTCGCCCTCAAGGTTTAG
- the sat gene encoding sulfate adenylyltransferase encodes MTLEKNGIVPHGGTLVDRLATPDQRTEFSDKADTLPQVRLDERAFSDLVMIAIGGFSPLNGFMKKADYDTVVTDMRLANGLPWAIPVTLSVDEATAAPLQEGSLVRLDDSTGRFVGVLELEEKYTYDKAHEAVNVYRTDDEKHPGVKVVYDQGAVNLAGPVWLLERDPHPLFPAYQVDPAASRALFRDRNWKTVVGFQTRNPIHRAHEYIQKCALETVDGLFLHPLVGATKSDDIPADVRMRCYEIMVEHYFPQDRVILAINPSAMRYAGPREAIFHALIRKNYGCTHFIVGRDHAGVGDYYGTYDAQYIFDEFEPTELGIVPMKFEHAFYCTRTGGMATSKTSPSTKDERIHLSGTKVREMLRRGELPPPEFSRPEVAAELAKAMRVPEAVS; translated from the coding sequence ATGACTCTAGAAAAAAACGGTATTGTCCCCCATGGCGGCACTCTGGTCGATCGCTTAGCGACGCCCGACCAAAGAACTGAGTTCTCAGACAAAGCCGATACCCTGCCTCAGGTGAGACTGGATGAGCGGGCCTTCTCTGATCTGGTAATGATTGCCATTGGCGGCTTTAGCCCTCTCAACGGCTTTATGAAAAAAGCTGACTACGACACCGTTGTTACCGACATGCGCCTGGCCAACGGCCTACCCTGGGCAATTCCGGTTACCCTGTCGGTGGATGAAGCCACCGCCGCCCCCCTGCAAGAGGGCAGTCTCGTGCGCCTGGATGACTCCACCGGCCGCTTTGTCGGCGTGCTGGAACTGGAAGAAAAATACACATACGATAAGGCCCACGAGGCGGTCAACGTCTACCGCACCGACGATGAGAAGCACCCTGGCGTTAAGGTGGTCTACGACCAGGGAGCGGTGAATTTAGCTGGCCCAGTGTGGTTGCTGGAGCGCGATCCCCATCCGCTGTTTCCCGCTTACCAGGTTGACCCGGCAGCCTCGCGGGCGCTGTTTCGCGATCGCAACTGGAAGACCGTCGTCGGCTTTCAGACCCGTAACCCGATCCACCGGGCCCACGAGTACATTCAAAAGTGCGCTCTAGAAACCGTTGACGGGCTGTTTTTGCACCCGCTGGTAGGGGCTACCAAATCCGACGATATTCCTGCCGATGTGCGCATGCGCTGTTACGAGATTATGGTGGAACACTACTTCCCCCAAGACCGCGTGATTCTTGCGATCAATCCCTCCGCAATGCGCTACGCTGGCCCTAGGGAAGCGATTTTCCACGCGCTGATCCGCAAAAACTATGGCTGCACCCACTTCATTGTGGGCCGCGACCACGCTGGAGTGGGCGATTACTACGGCACCTACGACGCTCAATACATCTTCGACGAGTTTGAGCCGACGGAGCTGGGCATCGTGCCTATGAAGTTTGAGCACGCCTTCTACTGCACCCGCACCGGGGGCATGGCCACCTCTAAAACTAGCCCCAGCACCAAGGACGAGCGGATTCACCTGTCGGGTACCAAGGTACGGGAGATGCTGCGCCGCGGCGAGCTGCCCCCCCCTGAGTTTTCTCGGCCCGAGGTGGCGGCGGAGCTGGCTAAGGCCATGCGGGTTCCCGAAGCCGTCAGCTAG
- the secD gene encoding protein translocase subunit SecD — MAKYRAWLGVILVLTIASVVVITQIPTRLGLDLRGGSQLTIQVQPTAAIPTITERELEAVQTVVEGRVNGLGVSEAVVQQLGNNQLLVQLPGVSDPQQAERVLGGTAQLEFRAQRPGTDQQLQIENQVLQGHLGELAALQATLPSNGEINSDTQARIDKLQADITASEKAVAALFELSTLGGDKLTDAIARPTSGTLWEVVIQFNSEGGNEFAEVSKAIAGTGRTIGIFLDNRLLSAPSVAVQYAETGITGGSAVISGNFTAESARDLEIQLRGGALPLPVEVVENRTVGPTLGRDSIQRSLYAGIAGLGLVLVFMAVYYRLPGILADIALIIYALLTWAAFNLLGVTLTLPGIAGFILSIGMAVDANVLIFERTREELQAGKTLYRSVESGFYRAFSSILDGNVTTLISCLALFYFGAGLVKGFALTLAIGVIISMFTALTCTRTLMFLAISLPQFRRPSLFCPGLTTARPDTVRP, encoded by the coding sequence ATGGCAAAATATCGAGCTTGGCTAGGGGTTATTTTGGTGCTCACCATCGCCTCCGTGGTGGTGATAACCCAGATACCCACCCGTTTGGGGTTAGACCTGCGGGGGGGCTCTCAGCTCACCATCCAGGTACAGCCCACCGCCGCCATTCCCACTATTACTGAGCGGGAGCTGGAGGCGGTGCAAACCGTGGTCGAAGGCCGAGTCAACGGCCTGGGCGTTTCGGAGGCGGTGGTGCAGCAGCTGGGCAACAACCAGCTGCTGGTGCAGCTGCCCGGCGTCAGCGACCCTCAGCAAGCAGAGCGAGTGCTGGGGGGTACGGCTCAACTAGAGTTTCGCGCTCAGCGGCCCGGTACTGACCAGCAGCTCCAGATCGAGAATCAGGTGCTGCAAGGTCACCTAGGCGAGCTGGCAGCGCTCCAGGCCACCCTGCCATCGAATGGGGAAATCAACAGCGATACCCAGGCCCGCATCGACAAACTCCAGGCCGATATTACGGCTAGCGAAAAGGCCGTGGCGGCTTTGTTTGAGCTCAGCACTCTAGGTGGAGACAAGCTGACCGATGCGATCGCCCGGCCCACCAGCGGCACCCTCTGGGAAGTGGTGATTCAGTTCAACAGCGAGGGCGGCAACGAGTTTGCTGAGGTCAGTAAGGCGATCGCCGGTACCGGCCGCACCATCGGCATCTTCCTCGACAACCGCCTGCTGAGCGCCCCCTCGGTGGCTGTGCAGTACGCCGAAACCGGCATTACCGGGGGTAGCGCCGTTATCTCTGGCAACTTTACCGCTGAGTCGGCCCGCGACCTAGAGATTCAGCTGCGCGGTGGTGCCCTGCCCCTACCCGTAGAGGTGGTTGAGAATCGCACCGTAGGTCCTACCCTAGGCCGCGACAGTATTCAGCGCAGCCTCTACGCCGGCATCGCTGGTTTAGGATTGGTGCTGGTGTTCATGGCGGTTTACTACCGTCTGCCCGGCATTCTGGCTGACATTGCTCTGATCATCTATGCCCTGCTCACCTGGGCGGCCTTCAACCTGCTGGGAGTCACCCTCACCCTACCGGGTATTGCCGGATTCATTCTTAGCATCGGCATGGCAGTAGATGCGAACGTGCTAATTTTTGAGCGCACCCGTGAAGAGCTACAGGCGGGCAAAACTCTCTATCGTTCGGTTGAATCGGGCTTCTACCGGGCCTTTTCCAGCATTTTAGACGGCAACGTCACCACCCTGATCTCCTGTCTGGCGCTGTTTTACTTTGGAGCCGGACTGGTCAAAGGGTTTGCCCTGACTCTGGCCATTGGCGTCATTATCAGCATGTTTACTGCCTTGACCTGTACCCGCACCCTAATGTTCTTAGCCATTAGCCTGCCGCAGTTCCGGCGACCCAGCCTATTTTGCCCCGGCTTAACCACTGCTCGCCCCGACACCGTTCGCCCTTAG
- the secF gene encoding protein translocase subunit SecF: protein MKLNIIKQRGLWWGISIGLVLVSLVAMAISWQQLGAPLKPGLDFAGGTRLQLTRACVTTESCTEPLELADVRQVLGDQGLDSSSLQLLGEDQQVLSIRTRTLTVDERAPLQSALDEAIGPFDPGSTQIDTVGPVVGKQLLVAGLLALLVSFAGIVAYMSLRFKLDYALLAILALAHDVIITAGVFAILGLVLGVEVDSLFIVSLLTIVGFSVNDTVVIYDRVRENMKLSPGSHINDIVDSAVNQTLARSINTSLTTTLPLVAIVIFGGPTLKYFALALIVGFVAGAYSSIFVASSLLALWRERTGQAYSDDPGLAEAQPETQS, encoded by the coding sequence ATGAAGCTCAACATTATTAAGCAGCGCGGTCTGTGGTGGGGAATTTCGATAGGGCTGGTGCTGGTCAGCCTCGTGGCCATGGCGATCTCGTGGCAGCAACTGGGTGCGCCCCTCAAGCCGGGCCTTGATTTCGCTGGTGGCACCCGGCTCCAGCTGACCCGGGCCTGCGTGACTACCGAAAGCTGTACCGAACCGCTAGAGCTAGCAGACGTTAGACAGGTATTGGGAGATCAGGGGCTCGACTCCAGCAGCCTTCAGCTTTTAGGGGAAGACCAGCAGGTGCTCTCGATTCGCACCCGCACCTTGACTGTAGATGAGCGTGCACCTTTGCAAAGCGCACTCGACGAGGCCATCGGCCCCTTTGACCCCGGTTCTACCCAGATTGATACTGTCGGACCGGTGGTGGGGAAACAGCTGTTGGTGGCAGGCCTACTCGCGCTGCTGGTTTCCTTTGCTGGAATTGTGGCTTACATGAGCCTGCGCTTTAAGCTCGACTATGCGCTGCTGGCGATTTTGGCTCTAGCTCACGACGTGATTATTACCGCTGGCGTGTTTGCCATCCTGGGGCTGGTGCTCGGCGTCGAGGTTGACAGTCTGTTCATCGTGTCGCTGCTCACCATTGTGGGCTTCTCGGTTAATGACACGGTGGTGATTTACGATCGCGTGCGGGAGAACATGAAGCTCAGCCCCGGCAGCCACATCAATGACATTGTCGACAGTGCCGTCAACCAAACCCTGGCCCGCTCGATCAATACCTCGCTGACCACGACGCTGCCGCTAGTGGCGATCGTGATCTTTGGCGGCCCCACCCTGAAATATTTTGCTCTGGCGTTGATTGTGGGTTTTGTGGCCGGGGCCTACTCCAGCATTTTTGTGGCCAGCTCGCTGCTGGCTCTGTGGCGAGAACGCACGGGCCAGGCCTACAGCGACGACCCTGGCCTGGCAGAAGCTCAGCCCGAAACCCAAAGCTAA